A single Nostoc sp. PCC 7107 DNA region contains:
- a CDS encoding DUF4335 domain-containing protein has product MNIQRKYSLPNCTLLLEGLSDASRAAHLQELRPELSILVNVECYISGYKQPLVGGREFFESLVRAVSGYAQEFLSNVQNPQAHNQDSELVELQKIDHNRHRLIIHAESITEGLESNANQAKSPIQIDLNTVQLFDLVEAVDQFFADTQTLAELSLELQPVARRYGSANEILIKQAVPASIGVASVAVAAVAFSLIPPPQIRTPEPQPETQSSATPTPSATAATPTTTPSAVNSPLASATPIAATINPTPATTAATPPTKDLEALLNTVSEITDPSQLRVLNRQVWNQLDPAWSNRSAIKDDLVYRVGVAGDGAIVGYKAVNQGSNDGIELTPLPKVLYNPAKRSVITNEPIAQFKVVFTNKGVLQVSPWRGYASTPQVIGSKITDANTVKTLNQKLYNTIRQNWKGTPTYTKDLRYRVAVNKEGVIADYEPLNQVAFDYFRETPLPSMFQTVYGSNGAAPNNQEPLAHFQVVFNPDGKLDVTPWKGYQ; this is encoded by the coding sequence ATGAATATTCAACGGAAGTACAGTTTACCTAACTGTACATTGCTTTTAGAGGGTTTAAGTGATGCTTCGAGGGCAGCACATTTACAAGAGCTACGCCCAGAATTATCAATATTGGTAAATGTAGAATGCTATATATCTGGTTATAAGCAGCCTCTGGTTGGAGGCCGAGAATTTTTTGAAAGTTTGGTCAGGGCAGTGAGTGGCTACGCCCAAGAATTTTTAAGTAATGTGCAGAATCCCCAAGCTCATAACCAAGATTCGGAATTAGTAGAACTACAAAAAATTGACCATAACCGCCATAGACTAATTATTCATGCTGAAAGCATAACAGAAGGTTTGGAGTCGAATGCTAACCAGGCCAAATCACCGATTCAAATTGATCTGAACACAGTGCAGTTATTTGATTTGGTAGAAGCTGTAGATCAGTTTTTTGCTGATACCCAAACCTTAGCGGAATTATCATTAGAGTTACAACCAGTTGCTCGACGTTATGGTAGTGCTAATGAAATTCTCATCAAGCAAGCAGTACCAGCAAGTATTGGAGTTGCGAGTGTAGCAGTTGCAGCTGTTGCTTTTAGTTTGATTCCACCTCCCCAAATTCGGACACCAGAACCACAACCAGAAACGCAGAGTAGCGCCACACCAACACCCAGTGCTACGGCGGCGACTCCAACTACAACACCCTCAGCGGTGAACTCTCCCTTAGCTAGTGCAACACCCATAGCTGCTACTATCAACCCGACTCCAGCAACGACAGCAGCAACACCGCCGACCAAAGATTTAGAAGCACTGTTAAATACAGTGTCCGAAATCACCGACCCATCTCAACTACGTGTTTTGAATCGTCAGGTATGGAATCAACTTGATCCCGCGTGGAGTAACCGTTCGGCAATCAAAGATGATTTAGTTTATCGTGTAGGTGTGGCTGGTGATGGTGCGATCGTTGGTTATAAGGCGGTTAATCAAGGGTCAAATGACGGTATAGAGTTAACCCCACTACCCAAAGTACTTTACAATCCGGCTAAACGTTCTGTAATTACTAATGAACCAATAGCTCAATTTAAAGTCGTCTTTACTAACAAAGGTGTGTTACAAGTTAGTCCTTGGCGCGGTTACGCTAGTACACCACAGGTAATTGGCAGTAAAATTACAGATGCTAATACAGTTAAAACTTTAAACCAAAAGCTATATAATACAATTCGCCAAAATTGGAAAGGTACTCCCACCTACACAAAAGATTTGCGTTATCGAGTCGCCGTGAATAAAGAAGGCGTGATTGCTGATTATGAACCATTAAATCAGGTTGCTTTCGATTATTTCCGGGAAACACCATTGCCAAGTATGTTTCAAACTGTTTATGGTTCTAATGGCGCAGCGCCCAATAATCAAGAACCGCTGGCTCATTTCCAAGTAGTGTTTAATCCAGATGGCAAACTAGACGTGACTCCTTGGAAAGGGTATCAGTAG
- a CDS encoding DUF3038 domain-containing protein, which produces MNVSASLTPFNSPAPASTPMILDTLPDPAIAGQGCPPRTRLQIDLILLAIEALELGGSEAILAFAEELDLKEIIKNRVNLWRMRSSNPMRRANIRRPLTIMEAKALVVIACYIARRLTVVIRQMLMIYQQMNDKQIPLEQNLRLSNYLERFRAHFKSRMNARRSGLLALTSDEKLDELAINLLEKLLFCTGTAGMQRFWISLFDGEVE; this is translated from the coding sequence ATGAATGTCTCCGCGAGCTTAACGCCGTTCAACAGTCCCGCACCTGCATCAACGCCAATGATTCTGGATACCTTACCAGATCCGGCGATCGCAGGACAAGGATGTCCGCCCAGAACCAGGTTACAAATCGACCTCATCTTATTGGCCATTGAAGCTTTAGAACTAGGTGGTTCCGAAGCAATTTTGGCTTTTGCTGAAGAACTAGATTTAAAAGAGATTATTAAAAATCGGGTGAATTTATGGCGGATGCGTAGCTCTAACCCGATGCGCCGAGCAAATATCCGCCGACCTTTAACTATTATGGAAGCAAAGGCTTTAGTAGTCATTGCTTGCTACATTGCGCGGCGGTTAACTGTTGTCATTCGCCAAATGCTTATGATATATCAACAAATGAATGACAAGCAGATACCTCTAGAACAAAATTTGCGTTTATCTAACTATTTAGAACGCTTTCGAGCGCATTTTAAAAGTAGAATGAACGCCCGTCGTTCTGGTTTACTAGCCTTAACTTCTGATGAGAAATTAGATGAGTTAGCTATTAATTTGTTAGAAAAACTACTATTTTGTACTGGTACGGCCGGAATGCAGCGGTTCTGGATTAGTCTTTTTGACGGTGAAGTGGAATGA
- a CDS encoding adenine phosphoribosyltransferase yields the protein MDLKSLVRDIPDFPKPGILFRDITTLLRNPEGLRYTIDFFAQKCNEAKFQADYVIGMESRGFIFGTPLAYKLGAGFIPVRKKGKLPAAVHSIEYQLEYGTDCLEMHQDALHPGSRVLIVDDLIATGGTASATAKLVQQLDCELVGFGFIIELRDLQGRKNLPDVPIISLIEY from the coding sequence ATGGATTTAAAATCTCTAGTTCGTGACATCCCAGATTTTCCCAAACCTGGCATTTTATTTCGAGATATTACTACTCTACTGCGTAATCCAGAAGGACTGCGATATACTATTGACTTTTTTGCCCAAAAATGTAATGAAGCTAAATTTCAAGCAGATTATGTGATTGGGATGGAATCGCGGGGATTTATTTTTGGCACTCCTCTAGCTTATAAATTAGGGGCTGGGTTTATTCCTGTGCGGAAAAAAGGTAAGTTACCCGCCGCCGTTCACTCTATTGAATATCAATTAGAGTATGGTACTGACTGCTTGGAAATGCACCAAGACGCATTGCATCCAGGGAGCCGAGTTTTAATTGTAGATGATTTGATTGCTACAGGTGGCACAGCTAGTGCTACAGCCAAGTTAGTCCAACAGCTTGACTGCGAACTAGTAGGTTTTGGGTTTATTATCGAACTACGAGATTTACAAGGGCGGAAAAATCTCCCAGATGTGCCGATTATCTCGTTAATTGAATATTAG
- a CDS encoding ABC transporter permease, with amino-acid sequence MTATKISLETSRDWLIRLITSETFIYVLKRILQALFTLLLASALSFFIIKLSPGDYVDTLRQNPKISPERIEEVRRQFGLDKSWPEQYFLWLWRIFTKGDFGTSFVYQRSVASLLWERVPATLLLAIASLIVTWAIAIPLGIIAAVKQNRATDRILQVISYAGQGFPSFITALFLLIFAQFTSPFFPVGSMTSINHADLSWFGKIIDIGWHMILPTLALSITSFAGLQRITRGELLDVLRQDYIQTARAKGLPENRVIYVHALRNAINPLITLLGFELASLLGGAFIAEQFFNWPGLGRLTLQAVIAKDQYLVMASLVMSAVLLNVGNLFADLMLKVADPRIRLDA; translated from the coding sequence ATGACCGCTACAAAAATTTCTTTGGAGACAAGTCGAGATTGGCTAATTAGGCTAATCACGAGTGAAACTTTTATTTATGTGTTGAAGCGGATATTGCAAGCGTTGTTTACCTTATTGTTGGCATCAGCGCTGTCGTTTTTCATCATCAAATTGTCTCCTGGGGATTATGTAGATACCCTCCGACAAAATCCCAAAATTTCGCCAGAACGCATCGAGGAAGTTAGAAGACAGTTTGGTCTAGATAAATCTTGGCCTGAGCAATATTTCTTGTGGTTGTGGCGGATATTTACCAAAGGAGATTTTGGTACAAGTTTTGTTTACCAACGTTCTGTAGCTTCGCTGTTGTGGGAGAGAGTACCTGCAACGTTACTACTCGCGATCGCTTCTTTAATTGTGACATGGGCGATCGCAATTCCTTTGGGCATCATCGCTGCGGTGAAGCAAAATCGAGCTACAGACCGCATATTGCAGGTGATTAGCTACGCCGGACAAGGATTTCCCAGTTTCATCACCGCCCTATTTTTATTAATATTCGCCCAATTTACCTCACCTTTCTTTCCCGTCGGCAGCATGACAAGCATCAATCATGCTGATTTATCTTGGTTTGGTAAAATTATTGATATCGGCTGGCACATGATTTTACCCACCCTTGCCTTAAGTATCACCAGTTTTGCTGGTTTACAACGCATTACTCGTGGAGAATTATTAGACGTACTACGTCAAGATTATATTCAAACTGCCCGCGCCAAAGGACTGCCAGAAAATCGCGTCATTTACGTTCATGCCCTTCGCAATGCTATTAACCCCCTAATTACTTTGCTAGGTTTTGAGTTAGCCAGTTTATTAGGTGGTGCATTCATCGCCGAACAGTTCTTTAACTGGCCAGGTTTAGGAAGATTAACCTTACAGGCGGTTATCGCTAAAGACCAGTATTTAGTCATGGCGAGTCTGGTTATGAGTGCTGTGCTGTTGAATGTGGGTAACTTATTCGCAGATTTAATGTTAAAAGTCGCTGATCCTCGCATTCGTCTCGATGCTTAA
- the lspA gene encoding signal peptidase II — MILQNRLFWIAAFIAFFLDQLTKYWVVQTFKLGETFPLIPEVFHFTYVTNTGAAFSLLSGKVEWLRWLSLGVSLGLIALGLFGSILSRWDQLGYGLILGGAMGNGIDRFVLGYVVDFLDFRLINFAVFNIADSFISIGIVCLLIASFQKKPTPHHRR, encoded by the coding sequence ATGATTCTACAAAATCGCCTGTTTTGGATTGCTGCTTTTATCGCTTTTTTCTTAGATCAACTGACTAAATATTGGGTAGTGCAAACCTTTAAATTGGGAGAAACATTCCCACTGATACCAGAGGTATTTCACTTTACTTATGTGACTAACACTGGTGCCGCTTTTAGCTTACTCAGTGGGAAAGTAGAGTGGTTACGCTGGTTATCTTTGGGAGTCAGTTTAGGCTTGATAGCCTTGGGTCTATTTGGCTCGATACTAAGTCGTTGGGATCAGTTAGGGTATGGTTTAATTTTGGGTGGGGCGATGGGTAATGGCATCGATCGCTTTGTTTTAGGTTATGTAGTAGATTTCCTGGATTTTCGCTTAATTAATTTTGCTGTATTTAACATCGCCGATTCATTTATCAGTATTGGTATTGTTTGTTTGCTGATAGCTTCGTTCCAAAAAAAACCAACTCCCCACCACAGAAGGTGA
- a CDS encoding biotin transporter BioY: MIGLLLTMGGTFLEAYSITLPWSWTQHGIQTFSLGVTFQIGAVLLVGCLGGQNAGALSQIAYLVMGLTLLPVFSDGGGLGYVRLSQFGYLLGFVPGAWICGFLAFQARPKLESLAFSCICGLLTIHLCGITYLTISYFLRWQGTENLSLIQAILKYSWFAVPGQLAVVCAVTSIAYLLRHLMFY; encoded by the coding sequence ATGATTGGCTTACTCCTGACAATGGGTGGTACATTTCTGGAAGCATATAGTATCACCTTGCCTTGGAGTTGGACTCAACATGGAATTCAAACTTTTTCTTTAGGTGTCACCTTTCAAATTGGTGCAGTGTTACTTGTAGGTTGTTTGGGAGGTCAAAATGCTGGCGCTCTCTCGCAAATTGCCTACTTGGTTATGGGTTTAACCTTACTTCCTGTATTCTCCGACGGTGGAGGTCTTGGTTATGTCAGGCTTTCTCAGTTTGGCTATTTGTTAGGCTTTGTTCCTGGAGCATGGATTTGTGGATTTTTGGCTTTTCAAGCCAGACCAAAACTAGAATCGTTGGCATTTAGTTGTATTTGTGGCTTGTTAACGATTCACTTGTGCGGTATTACTTATTTGACTATTAGTTACTTTCTTCGGTGGCAAGGTACAGAAAATTTATCTTTAATCCAAGCAATCTTGAAATACTCTTGGTTTGCAGTACCAGGACAATTAGCTGTAGTCTGTGCCGTTACTTCAATAGCTTATTTATTACGTCATTTAATGTTTTATTAG
- the cruF gene encoding gamma-carotene 1'-hydroxylase CruF, whose translation MKQLVVAERVSLIGHIVSMVFGLVGILLVVPNAELILNLSEFGQTAMQWSMAGGGVVYMILGAAAVLLYASRTLGVGRTLAFLLPAVLISLTSELLGTSTGFPFGHYHYLSGLGYKIAGLVPFTIPLSWFYLGCVSYLLARAGLEVDTKPSLWRHIGAISLGSLLLTSWDFVLDPAMSQTTLPFWYWQQPGAFFGMPYQNFAGWLGTGAVFMTVSALLWKNQPIKFERSQLNLPLGVYLGNFAFATVMSLAAGFSIPVLLGLVLGVTPAITLWWKASAATTQVTIEPAATQEVSVASVKVALK comes from the coding sequence ATGAAACAACTTGTTGTCGCTGAGCGCGTAAGCCTCATCGGTCATATTGTGTCAATGGTGTTTGGGTTAGTAGGGATATTATTGGTTGTACCCAATGCCGAACTCATTTTGAACTTGTCTGAATTTGGACAAACTGCCATGCAGTGGAGTATGGCTGGTGGCGGTGTAGTTTATATGATTTTGGGTGCAGCAGCCGTATTGTTGTATGCCTCGCGGACATTAGGTGTGGGTCGTACTTTGGCATTTCTGCTGCCTGCTGTATTAATTTCTTTAACCAGTGAACTTTTAGGAACTAGCACAGGCTTTCCTTTTGGTCACTACCACTATTTAAGTGGCTTGGGTTATAAAATTGCTGGTTTAGTGCCGTTTACAATTCCCTTATCTTGGTTTTATTTAGGTTGTGTATCTTACTTGTTAGCCCGTGCAGGTTTGGAAGTAGATACAAAACCGAGCTTGTGGCGACATATTGGCGCGATTAGCTTAGGTTCTTTGCTGCTGACCTCCTGGGATTTTGTACTTGACCCAGCCATGAGTCAAACTACTTTACCTTTCTGGTATTGGCAGCAACCGGGTGCTTTCTTTGGAATGCCTTATCAAAACTTTGCCGGTTGGTTAGGTACTGGTGCAGTCTTCATGACAGTATCAGCTTTATTGTGGAAAAACCAGCCAATTAAATTTGAGCGATCGCAACTTAATTTACCTTTAGGAGTCTATTTAGGTAACTTTGCTTTTGCTACAGTTATGAGCTTGGCTGCGGGATTCTCCATTCCTGTATTACTCGGTTTAGTATTAGGTGTGACTCCTGCTATTACCTTGTGGTGGAAAGCATCAGCTGCAACTACTCAAGTTACCATTGAGCCAGCCGCAACTCAAGAAGTTTCCGTGGCCAGCGTCAAAGTTGCTTTGAAGTAG
- the rpmA gene encoding 50S ribosomal protein L27, with product MAHKKGTGSTRNGRDSNAQRLGVKRFGGQVVRAGNILVRQRGTKFHPGNNVGIGSDDTLFALVDGVVTFERKGKSRKKVSIYPVAAAVEAVAS from the coding sequence ATGGCTCATAAGAAAGGAACAGGTAGTACACGTAACGGTCGTGATTCTAATGCTCAACGTCTGGGTGTAAAGCGTTTTGGTGGTCAAGTTGTTCGTGCGGGCAATATTCTTGTACGTCAACGCGGTACTAAATTCCATCCTGGCAACAATGTTGGTATCGGTAGCGATGACACCTTGTTTGCCTTAGTTGATGGTGTTGTTACCTTTGAGAGAAAAGGTAAATCTCGCAAAAAAGTCAGCATTTATCCAGTTGCTGCTGCGGTTGAAGCAGTAGCCAGCTAA
- the rplU gene encoding 50S ribosomal protein L21 translates to MTYAIIETGGKQLRVEPGRFYDIELLTAQPDEKVTINSVLLVHHDGGLSIGQPLVTGATVEGTVLRHLRGRKVLVYKMKPKKKTRKKRGHRQEITRLLINSITLNGEVFAASETATDEISAADTSPEESTAE, encoded by the coding sequence ATGACCTACGCAATTATTGAAACTGGTGGCAAACAATTAAGAGTTGAGCCAGGTCGTTTTTACGATATTGAACTGCTGACTGCTCAACCAGACGAAAAAGTTACAATAAATTCAGTACTACTAGTACACCATGATGGTGGACTCAGCATCGGACAGCCTCTGGTAACAGGGGCAACTGTAGAAGGGACAGTATTGCGGCATCTCAGAGGTCGCAAAGTCCTAGTATACAAAATGAAGCCGAAGAAGAAAACCCGCAAAAAACGGGGTCATCGTCAAGAAATTACCAGACTTTTGATTAATTCCATCACTCTAAACGGTGAAGTATTTGCAGCTTCAGAAACTGCAACAGATGAAATTAGTGCGGCTGATACTTCCCCTGAGGAAAGCACTGCTGAATAA
- a CDS encoding YebC/PmpR family DNA-binding transcriptional regulator, with translation MAGHSKWANIKRQKAVVDAKRGKTFTQLSRAIILAARNGVPDPTGNFQLRTAIEKAKAAGIPNDNIERAIAKGAGTFSGDNHSLEEIRYEGYGPCGVAILIEALTDNRNRTAADLRVAFSKNGGNLGEIGCVSWMFDQKGVCIVQGVVDEDQLLEASLEGGAESYEMTEDETAEVLTEVANLEILNQTLKDKGFKVTDAELRWIPSNNVEVIDSDQARSLLKLIDTLEGLDDVQNVTSNFDMSEQLLAVSVV, from the coding sequence ATGGCAGGTCATAGTAAATGGGCTAATATTAAGCGCCAAAAGGCTGTAGTGGATGCCAAAAGAGGAAAGACTTTCACTCAGTTATCGCGGGCGATTATTTTGGCGGCAAGAAATGGTGTCCCAGACCCAACCGGGAATTTTCAACTACGCACAGCAATTGAAAAAGCAAAGGCAGCGGGTATCCCCAATGATAATATTGAGCGAGCGATCGCTAAAGGTGCAGGTACATTTAGTGGCGATAATCATAGTCTGGAAGAAATTCGCTACGAAGGTTATGGCCCTTGTGGTGTGGCAATTTTAATTGAAGCCCTCACTGATAATCGCAATCGCACTGCGGCTGATTTACGGGTGGCTTTTAGTAAAAATGGTGGAAATTTGGGTGAGATTGGTTGCGTTAGCTGGATGTTTGACCAAAAAGGCGTGTGTATTGTGCAAGGTGTGGTTGATGAAGACCAACTTTTAGAAGCATCTTTAGAAGGTGGCGCTGAGTCGTATGAAATGACGGAAGATGAGACGGCGGAAGTACTGACTGAAGTCGCTAATTTAGAAATTCTCAACCAAACCCTCAAAGACAAGGGTTTTAAAGTCACTGATGCCGAATTGCGCTGGATTCCCAGTAATAATGTAGAGGTGATAGACTCAGACCAGGCGCGATCGCTACTCAAGTTAATTGATACTCTAGAAGGTTTAGATGATGTGCAGAATGTCACATCTAATTTTGATATGTCAGAACAGTTATTGGCTGTGAGTGTTGTTTAA
- a CDS encoding peroxidase family protein — MAGKRDTSRDGLNNKIQTLVLTNFKGLWQLIQSNESLKRKVNKALLNSLIYKIPTRPNPYSTMTLDEHIPDTDKKKKTDTYTSWDSLNDRTYTGRHLPPNPKLNAEGNLPKVEDLAILFRKRDGKTIYSSKSTMLFPYWVQWFTDSFLRLDHTNKLKNTSNHEIDLCNVYGLTRKQTHLLRSFQGGKFKTQKLKRQDGVEEEYPLFYYADPAQGIVDPQFAGLYEPVNDEKRQPADKKQYLFAMGVERANVQIGYVMLNTLCLREHNRLCDVLASNYPDWDDERLFQTSRNILMAIILKIIMEEYINHITPYHFKLFADPEAFTKESWYRTNHMAIEFDFVYRWHSAIPETFNCNGKPTHVADTLWNNKILIDQGLGALMEETCSQAGTRIGLFNTPNILVDLAELPSIKLGRQLQLASYNDYRELCGFPRVTSFDQITGDEFTQQKLKEFYGHVDNIEFFVGLYSEDVRQNSTIPPLVARLIGIDAFSQALTNPLLSPKIFNKDTLSPIGWEIYQTTNTVSDLVNRNVPASDKKYKVTFELHKE; from the coding sequence ATGGCTGGTAAAAGAGACACATCTAGAGATGGTTTAAATAACAAAATTCAAACATTAGTTTTAACTAACTTTAAAGGGCTTTGGCAATTAATCCAAAGCAATGAATCTCTCAAACGTAAAGTTAACAAAGCGTTGCTCAATAGTCTCATCTACAAAATTCCTACTCGTCCCAATCCTTACAGCACGATGACACTAGATGAGCATATTCCTGATACAGACAAAAAGAAAAAAACTGATACTTATACTTCCTGGGATTCACTCAACGATCGCACTTATACCGGAAGACATCTACCACCTAATCCCAAATTAAACGCCGAGGGGAATCTTCCAAAAGTTGAAGACCTAGCGATTTTATTCCGTAAAAGAGACGGTAAAACAATTTACTCTAGCAAATCAACTATGCTGTTTCCCTATTGGGTACAGTGGTTTACCGATAGTTTTCTCCGTCTAGATCACACTAATAAATTAAAAAATACATCCAATCATGAAATTGATTTATGTAATGTTTATGGTTTAACCAGAAAACAAACACACCTTTTAAGAAGCTTTCAAGGCGGTAAATTCAAAACTCAAAAACTCAAACGCCAAGATGGTGTAGAAGAAGAATATCCTCTATTTTATTATGCTGATCCAGCCCAGGGTATAGTTGACCCACAATTTGCTGGTCTTTATGAACCTGTTAATGATGAAAAAAGACAGCCAGCAGATAAAAAACAATATCTTTTTGCGATGGGAGTAGAACGAGCAAATGTACAAATTGGCTATGTCATGCTCAATACTCTCTGTCTGCGAGAACATAATCGTCTGTGTGATGTATTAGCTAGTAATTATCCAGATTGGGATGATGAACGTCTCTTCCAAACTTCGAGAAATATTCTCATGGCAATTATTCTCAAAATTATTATGGAAGAGTACATTAACCACATCACTCCTTATCACTTTAAGCTATTTGCTGATCCTGAAGCTTTTACAAAAGAAAGTTGGTATCGTACCAATCACATGGCAATTGAATTTGATTTTGTTTATCGTTGGCATAGTGCAATTCCTGAAACATTTAACTGTAACGGTAAACCCACTCATGTTGCAGACACTCTCTGGAATAATAAAATCTTAATTGACCAAGGTTTAGGAGCATTGATGGAAGAAACTTGTTCTCAAGCAGGGACAAGAATTGGTTTATTCAACACTCCTAATATACTAGTTGACTTAGCTGAATTACCTTCTATTAAACTAGGAAGACAACTGCAATTAGCCAGTTACAACGATTATCGAGAATTGTGTGGTTTCCCTAGAGTTACCAGTTTTGACCAAATTACTGGAGATGAATTTACTCAACAAAAACTCAAAGAATTCTATGGTCATGTTGATAATATTGAGTTTTTTGTCGGACTCTACTCTGAAGATGTGCGGCAAAATTCAACTATCCCTCCGTTAGTAGCACGTTTAATTGGGATTGATGCCTTTTCTCAGGCGCTAACAAATCCTTTGCTATCACCTAAAATCTTCAATAAAGATACTCTTTCACCTATAGGTTGGGAAATCTACCAAACTACAAACACTGTTTCAGATTTAGTTAATCGCAACGTTCCTGCATCAGACAAGAAGTACAAAGTTACTTTTGAATTGCACAAGGAATAG
- a CDS encoding DUF2235 domain-containing protein: MKRLVICCDGTWQQLASPYPSNVVKLAQSVKPIAQDGVTQIVFYDEGIGTDSQKVLGGATGLGIDKNIEDGYRFLVLNYVPGDEIYLFGFSRGAYTVRSLAGMIYCSGLLDRPHITKAHEAYELYRKRNVRPKDKEAVEYRNTYGERVPITLIGCFDTVGALGIPGLAVFKKFHDQLNQRYRFHDTTLNKDIQNAIHAMAIDEIREIFDVTPMKPHPEAKNQRVVQKWFPGEHGCVGGGTEEHSGLSDAALQWMIDSVGDLGLGLDFDPSVIPTGINPNYECEFKNDPGFFKLAGIKLREVGDAIEDIHDSAINRLKGRKDYRPKNLKTIISKLLD, encoded by the coding sequence ATGAAACGTCTTGTTATTTGTTGTGATGGAACTTGGCAACAGTTAGCTAGTCCATATCCAAGTAATGTAGTGAAACTAGCTCAATCTGTAAAACCAATTGCTCAAGATGGAGTTACCCAGATTGTATTTTATGATGAAGGAATTGGCACTGATAGTCAAAAGGTTTTAGGAGGAGCTACAGGATTAGGAATCGATAAAAATATTGAAGATGGCTATCGGTTTCTGGTTCTCAACTATGTTCCTGGTGATGAAATTTATTTATTTGGCTTTAGTCGTGGTGCTTATACAGTTAGAAGTTTAGCAGGAATGATCTATTGTTCAGGTTTGCTAGACCGACCGCATATCACCAAAGCACACGAAGCTTACGAGCTTTATCGCAAACGAAATGTCAGGCCTAAAGATAAAGAAGCAGTAGAATATCGAAACACATACGGAGAAAGAGTTCCCATCACCTTGATTGGTTGTTTTGACACCGTGGGAGCGCTGGGTATTCCTGGGTTAGCCGTCTTCAAAAAGTTTCACGACCAACTTAATCAACGCTACAGATTTCATGACACTACTTTAAACAAAGATATCCAGAATGCGATCCACGCAATGGCGATCGACGAAATCCGGGAAATCTTTGATGTAACGCCAATGAAACCCCATCCTGAAGCTAAAAACCAAAGAGTGGTTCAAAAGTGGTTTCCTGGTGAACATGGTTGCGTTGGTGGTGGAACTGAAGAACACAGCGGCTTATCCGATGCAGCCTTACAGTGGATGATTGATTCTGTTGGTGATTTAGGATTGGGGTTGGATTTTGATCCAAGCGTAATTCCCACAGGTATCAACCCCAATTATGAATGTGAGTTTAAGAATGATCCTGGGTTCTTTAAATTAGCAGGAATCAAGCTGCGTGAGGTTGGTGACGCTATTGAAGATATTCATGACAGTGCAATCAACCGCCTAAAAGGTCGCAAGGACTATAGACCGAAAAATTTAAAAACAATTATTTCCAAATTATTGGATTAA